Genomic window (Rosa chinensis cultivar Old Blush chromosome 6, RchiOBHm-V2, whole genome shotgun sequence):
ATCTTACAATCGCAGTACAAAGTCTCAACAGCTGTCTTGAGAtcattgcaattgttggtgttgtggccgctgtcctcatggtatttgcaccatttGCCGATTGTCCTGGGCTTTCCTACCCTAGGGTATTTTCTTAggggtggtggcggaatctggtctttgcactggtcctatatttcttcatacgaggttgtgaggactgtgaacactgcatacagctgggaggactccgtctgtttaTTACGGCTATCCCCATaggatgagcggttgcccttgttgtaatgctggtccttctgccgcttttTCTGGTAGGTGCCTTGTTGCCATTCTtttttcttatcagttggcggcgTAACAGAGGTTTTTCTAGcagtctcctgatggctggcaGAAGGTTGAATGGATTTGGCAGGCGTTGGCGGCAGTGGGGGGGTTTcaccatatgtgatgaattctgcctgtgcattgatcacagcctcgctcatgacatagTCATATgcggcatttggatgattgtaactgagatgatagagaaatggtcccttgaggagtccctgcttgaaggttgccagcgccattgttttgttgagatcgcggcactgagatgccgtCGCTGGACACCTGGTGACGAACGCTTTCAACGTTTCCGCTGCCCCTTGCTTTAGGTTGAACAACtgagttgtgttgtgatgcccggcggccaacaggatgaaccgcgagaggaaagtgtttgacagtgcgtggaatgagtcgatggagcctggtgggcattcgaagaaccaactcattgcctcactatccaacgttttgctgaacaagtggcagagggaggcgtcatcaaatcccttattgttagtgacttttttgaaggtgtccatgtggacaaagaGGTCGGACATGCCGCTGtagtgtgacatctttggtgtctttgcgtgtgctggtctgacagcctgcaggatTCTGGCGGTGAATGGTCTTGGTCTAGATGTAAAGAGCGGATTTTGAGTTGGTGCTGGGACGCCTGCCTCCgtccggattagcctttgctctaattgttgcatcctttctGGGATTAAGgcggttgcgtcgccagcgggcCTTGCCTGGAGGTTCCGCTGAACCAGCTCCTGCCTGGGAGTAGGTGGATTACCTTCAGTTCTGGCCCTGGCTACAGGGCGGTTGGTGTTTGGCTATGATTCTGCATCCTGCTCCATCATTAGGAGGGGTAGAGGAGCCGGGCCCATCATttctggtgggttcagcggtacttgCATATGTATGACTGGTACGGGTACCATTCCACCTGTATTGGGTCGATTGCGTCTAGTGCTCCGCGattgctcgctctgtgctgTGTTAGCATTTGCTTCCAGCGACTTTTTTAATTCGTCGAACTTTGACAttagcgtggccacctgcttttgggcctcggccttctctATGCTCTCATGTTCGAGCTCCTTGTTTGCCTTGTAGAGGTCCGtcaatgccagctcatacatagcggcgaggtcCCGGACCGGTGGGCGACTGCTGCCCTGCTGGGTCTCCGCCGTAAGGTTTGATGGGGTATTGAATAGTGCACGATTAACGTTTACTACTGGGTCAACGTTAGCTGCTAGGTTTGTGGGGTGGGGGTCGGCGGACTAGTCCGCTTGCTGTTGAATGTTTACCCCGCTACCGCTAGTCATGGTAGTTGTGGTGGatcaccttttgttcaaggattcccatagacggcgccagtgttaatgtctaaaagttcagcggtagctgaacctcAGTTAACGAGGATCCGATGGGCAGACCGCTACTTATGATATTCAAAGCTTCCgtttacctgtcaaataaaatacagagggcgtcagagggagaccgcgctgggcggtcttctcttatccgatgcctaagttagtcaatgtattcatgttgacaaagtaacagtaggtaagtactaaatgcgtcattaatgaggagagaggagagaaccttttatcatgagtgtggctcattatagctaattatactTGCAAATGTTCATGTAAGTACAAATACCATCGTGCTGCATGCTACAAATAAAGAAACCATTCTGGCTGCACCATTGAAAATAGCAGAAGACTTCCACTTGTTCCAAAatcatatatgcatatatacatGCATTTGCTACAATCATTCATATGCATGTATTAGCAGAACTTAACAAAGTGATATGTTTCCTTCAACCTACCACTAATTGGTTCCAACATATATGACTTGACGAAAACTTTCCACACTCACTCCACATCACATCAATGTCCTCTTGGCAATACACAAGGTTGCTTCTCATCTCCCACTGAAACAATTTCAAGTAACAAACCCAAGTTATATAAAgtgttggattaatttcagtttacccccttgagGTGATGTCACCCCCTCCACTCTCAATTTTGTGATGTCACCCCCgctactctcaattttgaatttttaacccccaagctttccaatttcaatcagtcttgtccaatttctcagattccatccaaattggacgttaatttGACCCACTTTAAGGGATAGAATGGtcatttcaaagaaaaaaaaaaaaccctctcTTTCACTTTCGGgggcttctctctcttctccaaatccctctctctctctctgatctgcAACTCCAAAAATTGAATTTGCATGCATTCCCTCCCTTCGCTCTTACAGTATCCTCAATTGCCACTAAAACATCGACACGATGCTAGTAGTATAGATCAATGTAGTCAACATCTAGCCGCTTTAGACTAGCTTCATAACATGCTCTTACATATTCTGGGCTCCCATTTATCTAGAGTTGTAAGTTATCCGACTTGAAAATGCCGAATTTTGTAGCCAATTGAACCTTTTCTTGAGGAAGCTGTTTCAAAGCCTGAAAATACAAGACAAGTGAGAATTTCAATTTTCTACCAAATTCTTCCCACTATCATAAATAGAATGTTTCTAAAAAAGAAAGTTTCAACATTTACCTTCCCAACCATGATTTCATTATCATGATTATGACCATAATGATATGAAGTGTCAAAGAAGGTGATGCCCCTATTAATTGCTTCCTTTATTACTGAACACCCAGCTTCATGAGAGAGAGGAGCTTTGTATATTCCAGATAGTCCCCCACATCCAAAACCTAATCTAGAAACCTGCAGATAGAAAGTAAAAGCCAACTTCCATTTAAGTATACATAAGACCAGATAAACAGAAGTATTGTGTCTATCATTACCTACAACTATAAGACTCAAATTGTTCAAAAACACCAAGAAAACTTTCAAAGTTGAAGATCGCGATCATAAGGTCTCTCTCTGGTAAATTAGTAGTGTCATAGGCATTaaggaaaccaaaaacaaaattttgtATATGCATCCGTTGACTTGCAAAGCTTTCTGATTAAAGACGCAAACATCATATAAAACTCAAATTACTACAGAGAACTGATCACATCATAAACTGAACAGTGTTTTACCCATGGAAATCTCAGCTTGATGGGAATGATCAGCATTGAGACTGTTCAAGATTGATCAGCATAGTTTAGTTGACTTTCAAACGAACAGTATGATAAAATTGATAAACTTACCTTTAATCCCTGACTACCCAGTTGAACCTCTGGGATCTTCCTCCTCATCTCTCAGATCCTCACTCTGATCCCAATAACCAATCCCTCATTCCCAAAACCCAGGTCGACCCAAAACACCACCTCTCCTCGAAAATGGACTGACCCAGATTCATAATCGAAGCCTCAGAGGCCTAGTCAATGGCCAAGCAGAAAGGCCTTACCGTCGTCTAGCTCCTCCAGTCCTTCGTCGAGCCCGCCAATGCCCTCGCCCTGGTCCCCATCTTTAAATTCCCTGTTGGAGCCCTTGGGTACGGGTCCTCGGGTTGGGTCTCCTTCGGAGTCAACCTCGAGTTCCTGGGCCTCCCCTTCCACTACTCCATCCACGCCGAGCAGTTCCTCATCACCAATCTCTCGATCTAGTTAAAGCCTCGCCTCAAATACATCGCCGTCTCTGCCGCCCCATGCGGCCATTGTTGCTAATTCTTCCAAGAAATCTGCCGCGCCGAGGACATCAAGATCCTCATCACCTCCGTCGGAGGAGACAACGATGACAAAAACGACGCATTTGGGTTTCGATTTCCATGGTGGTGCCCTTTGCTTTGTTTGGGTTTCGATTTCCATTTTTGAGTTgcaaatcagagagagagagagagagagagagagagagggatttggagaagagagagaaatcccCGAAAGTGAAAGagataggttttttttttgtcttgaaatgaacATTTTATCCCTTAAAGTGGGTCCATTCGTCAGAGTTAACGTCTAATTTGGACGGAatctgagaaattggacacggctgattaaaattggaaagcttggggggtaaaaattcaaaattgagagtagagtgtcacccccaaacctcaggggggtaaactgaaattaatcctaaagtGTAGGTCATGGTCAATAGTACCAAACAGatcattcaaacacatatagAATACTAAgtgaatgatatatatatatatatatgtacatatattttTTGGAACAAGTTTCAGCTTTTGCTGTTTTCAATGGTTAGGTTTGGTGCAGCTAGAATGCtttttttgttggttttatGGTCTAGAAACTTGAATTATGGATGATTGACAAATATATTGGAGCATTGTttatacaaaaatatatatggagCATTATAGAATTGCAAATGGAgcattatttttgtgcaaatattCTAGGCAAAGAATCGATAATGAACAAACAACAATTCATAAATTGCATTGTATGAGTACTTGTATGTTGtaaatcacacaacaaaccacTTATAAATCACCCAACGGTTGCTAAAACACTTTTTCGTCAGATTTGAACTCACACAAcataacaaacaaaaagcaGTTGTCCAATTGTTAAATCACATAACCATAtagaaacaatgtgttgtaCAAATGGTGCAAATAATCTCTCACATACAACAGTCATTGCTTGCTCACAGATAACAACTATCACACcacaattatttaaaaacatCTATAGTGGTAATGATAATCCAACAACATTTTATTACATTTGTTTTCaagcccctgatttttaacacaaataaaaatcaatatatataatcccataattatacatgcgtgatggttcagccatcaataaaatacctggaaaactttttcccttttaaaccaagtaaaAACTTATGCATGAACCCACAATATgtgataccccggaaattcgtaattattttctgaagattttccggaattaattttatgtttattggacggtttcgtggctcgttgatggagcagaagtgtttcggattaattttcatttggaaaatatgactttaggggtggcgcaaaggttgacttttgatatgttgagattctccaaaaacttccttcacgaaagttgtagtgcgcgtcgatacgagttcgtggacatgtggttcttgtcaatcggagttcgtatgagaaagttatgaccattggaaggaatttccatttaggtgtaaatagaagtttcccaagttggaaacttactattttcatttggtttccaTTTCCAGAAAAtgatatctctctctcttctctctcggctgcaccttcagtatcgaagaaacccgtccgacccgacccggcttttccggcgaactgcgacggtctccggcgacgaaactttccagataggatcgtctcctccatctggtcgtccctctggtgtcctctaacgtcgattctcctccacggcggcgctgcaaggaggcgcagttgagtgttttcggacccgatcggttctccgatcttcGACGTCTGCGGGGCTTCAAGTTGAGCATGgggagcctccttgatcgatccttggtggttgtttggatcgattcacgtaaaacttggttcaactcagattggatgACTGTTcatggcttgtgaggtagttttcgaccctttatgcttgttttctgacttcgagctagttatgaaagttcacaagcatgcttagatgaagctttttgatgttgggagttttgtgaaatattgagttttggccggcacCGGTGCGCCACcatctgtggcggcgttccggccacttaaggaactgtttttggtattatatatgttctactcattgatacgagcgtttcgatatacaATATACAAATtgtggagttcgtatggaattgttatgatttttgtagtttcatACCGACCGATTTATTCTATCCTTGAGGATTCAagcatccgatcgacttatggtttggtcacatcgatcgtgaacgtcacatcgatcgtggacgtattccggagactttgcgaggtctcggatgtggttttgcctcgattggcgccactttggggattttagatcaaaacaggggtttcgaacttaaatcaaatgtgaatcgttactgatttgagatcattggtgaataggtgcttctaaaaggtgaattggacaagttgttggcgagagtgttagttcggttctgtatagaagacgcagcgggagttttgaggtgagtaatctcacaaggttcaaggttcattaatgaacggatttcctttatcgttttgagagttattgatttaactgcaaactatagttgatattagtaggcattcctgagcggatgactacgtatatatatatatatatatatatatatatatattttcgtgaaatatatatgttttggtggtttgtggatttgtgaaaacaatatgcatgaatgatgctttttattgttttgggttgtggcttttggaaaacaaatgattgtggaaataattgatttcgatttgttttgaaaagcgttgagatttgagaaaagcgttgagatttgtgtatgaaaacaataggcatgaattgatgctttttattgttttgtgttatggctttttcagaaaataatgattatggaaatgttgatttcgattgttttcaaaagcgttgagatttgtgtaacattttgggtctagtgcgactcctttaatgttttgctccaagggacagtgcggcccgaggattgaaggtctatgaccttgggcagaatatcaggtaatcacgtctttggccggacaagtggttacgttttcagttagagctctaatatgtctgccatataggtaattcatggggtaacgggaattggttattgataactcatgacattacgtatttttagggaacaaggtgtgagttgcttcattattaatggtttttaaggggacaaggtgcaagttgttttccttattaacgatttgatagaagtcaaggtgtgagttgctttctatggtacgattatggtataACTGATAAAAATCAAgatgtgagttgttttctatgttttactgatagaattcaaggtctaagttgttttctatgttttacagatagaaatcaaggtgtgagttgctttctatgttatatcgatagaattcaaggtgtgagttgttttctatgtttcgatttgaaaggaaattaaagtgtgagttgttctccTTTATGTCGTCTtttaaggaaattaaagtgtgagttgttttccttatttctggtttgagttgtgttaactgttttgagttactcatactggcttgcaaaagcttaccgggtttgttgtgtgacaacccggtacactattcaaacggtgtaggggttaatcctgcaggttaggataatcgcaGTTGAAGCGGAGGTAGCGCCTTGCAGCCTAACGGTaagaagccatttttgtgactttacctttgataaggacttccgttgtatagttaactctgagcagcatttacgttttattttgttgttgacaatttaattcgtaagcttatgtaatatatgactctatggagcaagtcaatattgacatagtgggttcagggcatcaatatgtacttgggttaaaagggaaaacgtttctaggtattttgtattgatggctgaacgttcacgcatgtataattatgggattaatatcgattttcttgtgtgtaaaaatcaggggcgtgacacaatATCAATATATACTTGCTACACAGGTTATATATTATAcgtgtttacaaattaaattgccgCAACAacataataagtaaatgctcctcagagcttactgcaagcggaagtcttaataaaggtaaagtcacaaaattggcttcctactgtAAAGCTGTTAGCACGCTACTTCAATTTTAGCCACGATTACGCTGACttgtaggattaacccctacaccattgaatagtgcaccgggttgccacacaacaaacccggtaagcttatgaaagctcgtatgagtaactcaaaacaactcacacaaaatcaCGAGATAAAACCCGCACGTTTCAGCAAATCACAGGATAAAcccacacgtttaaatcaaagAACAACTAACGCAAATCACGggatcactactagaaatctgttcatttacatcacatcatttaaatcggtcagacttgcACATGATGTAAAAAAGTAAGTTAACATCGTTTTAGAAAAATAACGATTTAAATGTATGTCATTAACATCAGTTCTTAAAATAACTGGTGTTAAAAGTTTAGTTcgaaaatttgcgggaacctatTTTTGCAAAAAGCGCTAAGTCTTTTAAGTGAAATGAAGAAGCGGGGACTAAAACTTAAAACTTTTACACTTAGAAAAAAAAGAGCGCCCGACCCAAAACTGAaacataaaccctaacctcagTCTTGACCTCAATTCTCAACCCAGATTTGAGCTCCTCCTCCCCAAACTCGAGCTCCTTCTTCTCACCGTAACAATCATTCCTCCTCCATTCTCTGGCGATATCTGAAGCACCGAGAGAGTCAAAGAAACGTAGACCCCGACAATGTCGTTGAAACCTCAGCTCCCTCCCAGTGCCCACCTTTCTCCGCCTCCGACCAAGATCAATCAACTTATCATCTCAGGTAGGTCAGTTACATGGAATTATTGTATAGATCTGTGGGCTATTTATAAATTAGCTGAAGCCTCTATCCGATTGCAGCAACACTGACACCGTCACCGTCACCGATAGCACCGCCGCCACCTTGACTACCAAAAACGTCGCAGTTTGGAACCCTGGGGGATCTGCTCCTTCTACTCCTCTGGTTTCCTCCTTCATTTCAAGTAATTTCTCTGCTCCGCTTCGTTGTTGTTCTTCCTTTACGAATAGAGAGGGCTGGGTTTTTTGTTTCAATTGTGAAGTATTCAGTTTTTGAAATTGAATCTGCAGATTTTGGGATTAAGCtgtgagttgtttgatttaTCTGCTCGGAGAGCAGTAGTTCAAGGAGTTGAAAGCTGAGTTTAAGGGGAAGATTTGGCATCCTATACACCTGGAAAGTGTGAAGGTTAGGCTGATTGCCAAGGATATTATTGATGCGTTGAAGAGAGGGTTGAGGCATGATCAAGAGTAGACTGACATGGGGGATGCATCGGAGGAGGTCAACTGGAATTCGAAGGCCGGGGGAGTAAGACTGTGCAGTCATTGATGGAGGGTGAGAAGGGGAAAATGGAGGGGAATTGGTCAGGTGAGGATGAGATTCTTGATGATAAGTGGATTGAGCATAGTAGGAAGAACGGTAAGGATAGTGGTGTTAAGGATGCCACTTAGCATTTGGTTGATTTGGATTGGGAGATTTTGGTAGTGGATGAGCCGAATGTCAATGTGTTTTGCTTGTCGGGTGGGAAGATTGTGGTCTTCATAGGGTTGCTCAAGCATTTTAGAAGTGATATATGCCGATATAGCTATGATAATTGGTCATGAGGTATGATGAGTTATTGTTTAGTTTTTTGGTTCTGTGTAGGTGTTAGTTATATGTTGGGGATTTGATAAAACTTGTCCTTTGTGTTGTGATTGAAAACTAGGTTGGGCATGCCGTAGCTTGACACTATCAAGAGGGCATCACAAAGAGCCTGTGGGTTGCAATCCTGCAACTGGTTCTTTATCAACTTATTTCACCTGATTTTGTCAACCCATTATCCAATCTTTTCTTAAGGCTTCTTTTTCCCCGAAGGTATGTTACTGTTGATTATCATTTGCTTATGGATAAAGGATTATGTGCTTTATGACTCTTCTTAGTGTTGGTTCATTTTGATAGAGGAAGATGCACACTGTAAATGGTTTCATATGGCTTCTTGTTTTGTAGTAAGGTTACTTTGATGATCAGTATACTAGGACTTAACCGGAGCATGCGTGCAGTACTTGTTGACTGGCTTGCAGAGGTGATTGATCTTTGTTGATAGCTTGATGAGGTACTTTGTTGATAGCGTCACATGGCATTTGACAACAAAACTACCATAATAACTGTCAAAGAATAACAGATttctagttttatttcttaattatGAATTACAGAAATTATTTTTGCACAACATGTAC
Coding sequences:
- the LOC112174397 gene encoding perakine reductase; its protein translation is MRRKIPEVQLGSQGLKVSRLGFGCGGLSGIYKAPLSHEAGCSVIKEAINRGITFFDTSYHYGHNHDNEIMVGKALKQLPQEKVQLATKFGIFKSDNLQL